A stretch of Fimbriimonadaceae bacterium DNA encodes these proteins:
- a CDS encoding helix-turn-helix domain-containing protein: MKQRIVLTEPQMEALADPLRSELVLALRAFGPGSVAELARRVAADPKSLYYPLRKLVATGLVRMVGKQRGKRRAETVYAVTADRFEIARGADLELRARLVKATLRAAEREFLAAQASVPSPKSLRIARAQLWLQPDDRDAFLARLTELEHEFGDRSEVGRGELIHWTSLVVPEPSGD, encoded by the coding sequence ATGAAACAGAGAATTGTGCTCACCGAACCTCAAATGGAGGCGCTTGCCGACCCCCTCCGTTCCGAACTGGTCCTCGCACTCAGGGCCTTCGGGCCTGGATCCGTCGCCGAGTTGGCGCGCCGAGTCGCTGCCGATCCGAAGTCGCTCTACTACCCCCTCCGCAAACTGGTCGCCACAGGGCTCGTCCGGATGGTGGGTAAGCAGAGGGGGAAACGCCGGGCCGAAACGGTCTATGCCGTGACGGCAGACCGCTTCGAAATCGCCCGCGGCGCAGACCTCGAGTTGCGCGCGCGGCTCGTCAAGGCCACGCTGCGGGCCGCGGAGCGGGAGTTCCTTGCCGCCCAGGCTTCCGTCCCATCGCCCAAGTCGCTTCGGATCGCGCGCGCCCAACTCTGGCTGCAGCCCGATGACCGCGACGCGTTTCTTGCCAGACTGACGGAACTGGAGCACGAGTTTGGCGACCGCTCCGAGGTCGGGCGCGGCGAGTTGATCCATTGGACGTCGCTGGTCGTCCCGGAACCTTCCGGAGACTGA